A genomic window from Candidatus Kouleothrix ribensis includes:
- a CDS encoding AAA family ATPase, with protein sequence MDTPPLVLLSGIPGAGKSTVARTLLRHFAHGLHIAVDDLRELVVSGIAHPLPEWTDETTRQFRLARDSAAAMARLYAGAGFAVVIDDVIGPADAEAHFASLADEHRLHKIVLQPDLATTLARNAARAGKPFDTALLTATIERLHLASQGEPYADYGWNVIDTSGQTPEQTAEALLVLLARPALPVDRRGVLDEQVFSYRAARDKVLISWYGKQVTVLRGEQARKFLRKIDGLEGKDAQLIMAKATGNFKRGNER encoded by the coding sequence ATGGACACACCACCCCTGGTCCTGCTCAGCGGCATTCCCGGCGCCGGGAAATCGACCGTGGCGCGCACGCTGCTGCGGCACTTCGCGCATGGCCTGCACATCGCGGTCGACGACCTGCGCGAGCTGGTTGTGTCGGGCATCGCTCACCCGCTGCCTGAATGGACTGACGAGACCACCCGGCAGTTCCGGCTCGCGCGCGACTCGGCCGCTGCTATGGCCCGGCTGTATGCTGGCGCGGGCTTCGCGGTGGTGATCGACGACGTGATCGGGCCGGCCGACGCCGAGGCGCACTTCGCCAGCCTGGCGGACGAGCACCGCCTGCACAAGATCGTGCTGCAGCCCGACCTGGCCACCACGCTGGCGCGCAACGCCGCGCGTGCCGGCAAACCATTCGACACCGCGCTGCTCACCGCCACGATCGAGCGGCTGCACCTCGCCAGCCAGGGCGAACCATACGCCGACTATGGCTGGAATGTGATCGACACCAGTGGCCAAACCCCCGAGCAGACCGCCGAGGCGCTGCTGGTGCTGCTGGCCCGGCCGGCGCTGCCGGTTGATCGGCGCGGCGTGCTCGATGAGCAGGTGTTTTCCTATCGCGCGGCCCGCGACAAAGTGCTGATCTCGTGGTATGGTAAACAGGTGACCGTTTTGCGCGGCGAGCAGGCCCGCAAATTTCTACGCAAGATCGACGGACTCGAAGGCAAGGACGCCCAGCTGATCATGGCTAAGGCGACCGGCAACTTCAAGCGCGGCAACGAGCGGTAA
- a CDS encoding alpha-E domain-containing protein produces MLSRVAESLFWMARHLERAEDVARIIAVNFQASLDAPSASQDLAWEPLITITGDRALFKAAFSAYHAESVTAFLTMHPENPNAILSCIGRARENARAVREQISREMWEQINRLYHSISNTDVDTIIRNPYDFFSEIRNGSHLFQGVTDATMAHSEGWEFIQAGKFLERADKTARILDVKYNALSAGTGGEGAPLASLQWIALLKSCSAFEPYRRSHSQLQAWRVVDFLLLDRTFPRSVAFCLDHTRDALATISDSPADRPSNTAERLLGRLCAELTYLDIREALADLHVYLEDMQHKLNSIGEAITQSYFVVNVLPPNATPLSRYEQAQQQQQ; encoded by the coding sequence ATGCTCTCAAGAGTTGCCGAATCGTTGTTCTGGATGGCGCGCCACCTCGAGCGGGCCGAAGATGTTGCACGGATCATCGCCGTGAACTTCCAGGCCTCGCTCGACGCGCCTAGCGCCAGCCAGGATCTGGCCTGGGAGCCGTTGATCACGATCACTGGCGACCGCGCGCTGTTCAAGGCCGCCTTCAGTGCCTACCACGCCGAGAGTGTCACCGCGTTTCTGACCATGCATCCCGAAAACCCCAACGCAATCCTGTCGTGCATTGGCCGGGCGCGCGAGAACGCACGGGCCGTACGCGAGCAGATCAGCCGTGAGATGTGGGAGCAGATTAACCGGCTGTACCACTCGATCTCGAACACCGATGTCGATACGATCATCCGCAACCCCTACGATTTCTTCAGCGAGATCCGCAATGGCTCACACCTGTTTCAGGGCGTCACCGACGCGACTATGGCCCATAGCGAGGGCTGGGAGTTCATCCAGGCCGGCAAGTTCCTCGAGCGCGCCGACAAGACCGCGCGCATCCTCGATGTGAAGTACAATGCGCTGTCGGCCGGCACCGGCGGCGAGGGCGCGCCGCTGGCCAGCCTGCAGTGGATCGCGCTGCTCAAATCGTGCAGCGCGTTCGAGCCCTACCGCCGCTCGCACTCGCAGCTCCAGGCGTGGCGCGTGGTCGATTTCCTGCTGCTCGATCGCACCTTCCCGCGCAGCGTGGCGTTCTGCCTCGACCATACCCGCGACGCGCTGGCGACGATTTCGGATAGCCCGGCCGATCGGCCCAGCAACACCGCCGAGCGCTTGCTCGGCCGGCTGTGCGCCGAGCTGACCTACCTGGATATTCGCGAGGCGCTGGCTGATCTGCACGTCTACCTGGAAGACATGCAGCACAAGCTCAACAGCATCGGCGAGGCGATTACGCAGAGCTATTTCGTCGTCAATGTGCTGCCGCCCAACGCCACGCCGCTCAGCCGCTACGAGCAGGCCCAGCAGCAGCAGCAGTAG
- a CDS encoding circularly permuted type 2 ATP-grasp protein, whose amino-acid sequence MSTLFDGYTNDGFFDEMFAAAGQPHPHYDRLYQRLAELSRTDFDDRIRLADIAFLYQGITFTVYSAQEGIERIFPFDLVPRIIPQAEWQLLERGLKQRVSALNLFLHDVYHSQKILHDGIIPADLVLGAQGFCELMVGVDPPGGVYIHITGTDLVRDQLGRYLVLEDNGRSPSGVSYMLENRAAMKRAFPRLFERSGVLPVEHYPQALLEILRDVAPRGVDQPKVVLLTPGVYNSAYFEHSFLARQMGVELVEGRDLVAYENRIYMRTIRGLQQVDVIYRRIDDMFLDPLAFRSDSMLGCAGLFNAYRAGRVTLANAVGTGVADDKAIYPFVPAMIRYYLSEEPILENVPTYRADEPSDRTYILENLDQLVVKSVNESGGYGMLVGPHSTAAERAGFAERIRAQPRNFIAQPTLALSRHPTFVEGLFEGRHIDFRPYVLSGRAITIVPGGLTRVALRKGSLVVNSSQGGGSKDTWVLDE is encoded by the coding sequence ATGAGTACCCTGTTCGACGGGTATACCAACGACGGGTTCTTCGACGAGATGTTCGCGGCTGCCGGCCAGCCACACCCACACTACGATCGCCTCTACCAGCGCCTGGCCGAGCTTTCGCGCACCGACTTCGACGACCGCATCCGGCTGGCTGATATTGCATTCCTCTACCAGGGCATCACCTTCACGGTCTATAGCGCGCAGGAAGGCATCGAGCGGATCTTTCCCTTCGACCTGGTGCCGCGGATCATTCCGCAGGCCGAGTGGCAGCTGCTCGAGCGCGGCCTCAAGCAGCGCGTCAGCGCGCTCAACCTGTTCCTGCACGACGTATACCACTCCCAGAAGATCCTGCACGACGGCATCATCCCGGCCGATCTGGTGCTCGGCGCGCAGGGCTTTTGCGAGCTCATGGTAGGCGTCGACCCGCCCGGCGGCGTGTACATCCACATCACCGGCACCGACCTGGTGCGCGATCAGCTGGGCCGCTACCTGGTGCTGGAAGATAATGGCCGTAGCCCATCGGGCGTTTCGTATATGCTCGAGAATCGCGCGGCCATGAAGCGTGCGTTCCCGCGTCTGTTCGAGCGCTCGGGGGTGCTGCCAGTCGAGCACTACCCGCAGGCGCTGCTCGAGATCCTGCGCGACGTTGCACCGCGCGGCGTCGACCAGCCTAAAGTTGTGCTGCTGACGCCCGGCGTGTACAACTCGGCCTACTTCGAGCACTCGTTCCTGGCGCGCCAGATGGGCGTCGAGCTGGTGGAAGGCCGCGACCTGGTGGCCTACGAGAACCGGATCTACATGCGCACGATCCGCGGCCTGCAGCAGGTCGATGTGATCTATCGGCGCATCGATGATATGTTCCTCGATCCGCTGGCGTTCCGATCGGACTCGATGCTTGGCTGCGCAGGCCTGTTCAACGCATACCGCGCTGGCCGGGTCACGCTGGCCAATGCGGTCGGCACCGGCGTGGCCGACGATAAGGCGATCTACCCGTTTGTGCCAGCAATGATCCGCTACTACCTGAGCGAAGAGCCGATCCTCGAGAATGTGCCGACCTACCGCGCCGACGAGCCATCCGATCGCACGTACATACTCGAGAACCTCGACCAGCTGGTAGTCAAATCGGTGAATGAGTCGGGCGGCTACGGCATGCTGGTGGGGCCGCACAGCACCGCAGCCGAGCGCGCCGGCTTTGCCGAGCGCATTCGCGCGCAGCCGCGTAACTTCATCGCTCAGCCGACCCTGGCGCTCAGCCGGCACCCGACATTTGTCGAAGGGCTGTTCGAGGGCCGCCATATCGACTTCCGGCCCTATGTGCTGAGCGGCCGCGCGATCACGATCGTGCCGGGCGGGCTTACACGCGTGGCGCTGCGCAAAGGCTCGCTGGTGGTCAACTCGTCGCAGGGTGGCGGGAGCAAGGATACGTGGGTTTTGGATGAGTGA
- a CDS encoding response regulator codes for MSTILVVEDEAMIRDMIERMLKISGYQVITASDGAQAVSLAFSERPDLILMDMGLPVLNGWQATQRIKAKPETRLIPVIALTAYALTEDRERCFAVGCNEYETKPIEFARLLAKIRALLPANGTSSARR; via the coding sequence ATGTCGACAATTTTAGTAGTCGAGGATGAGGCCATGATCCGCGATATGATTGAGCGCATGCTCAAGATATCGGGATACCAGGTGATTACAGCCAGCGATGGCGCGCAGGCAGTGTCGCTGGCCTTCTCCGAACGCCCCGACCTGATCTTGATGGATATGGGCCTGCCGGTGCTCAACGGCTGGCAGGCCACCCAGCGGATCAAGGCCAAGCCAGAGACCCGGCTCATCCCGGTGATCGCGCTCACCGCCTATGCGCTGACCGAAGATCGCGAGCGCTGTTTTGCAGTGGGCTGTAATGAGTACGAGACCAAGCCGATCGAGTTTGCGCGGCTGCTGGCCAAGATCCGCGCGCTGCTGCCGGCAAACGGCACATCTTCGGCCAGGCGATAG
- a CDS encoding class I SAM-dependent rRNA methyltransferase: protein MARLPEITLPSHLKDRLAQGHPWVYRTHVPAQIKLPSGTWVRVSCGGWAGYGLWEADRPIAVRVFSTRQIPDAAWLHQQVRAAWDLRAPLRAAGCTAYRWIFGEGDRLPGLTADIYGDYVVLQVYMRGADELVGWLADALRATTPLRGIVLRERAADLDEPAAERDADEPAVIRRSALVWGSDPPKPLVVREHGVQFYADLHAGQKTGLFLDHRENRRFVEQLSHGRRVLNCFAYSGAFSLYALRGGASTVISCDIGKGLAEATAANLVLNGYDPARHSFVTADCFDLLERYANAGERFDLLVLDPPSFAKRKLNRFAALRAYTGLNALAMRCLVPGGLLASASCTSQVGPEAFKAMLAAAAAAAERECQIIHEAGQPIDHPVPAGFPEGRYLKFVVGRIMPR, encoded by the coding sequence ATGGCCAGGCTGCCCGAGATCACGCTACCTTCACACCTCAAGGATCGCCTTGCGCAAGGCCATCCCTGGGTGTACCGCACCCATGTGCCTGCGCAGATCAAGCTGCCCTCGGGCACGTGGGTGCGCGTGTCCTGCGGCGGCTGGGCTGGCTATGGGCTGTGGGAGGCCGATCGCCCGATCGCAGTGCGCGTGTTCAGCACGCGGCAAATCCCTGATGCGGCCTGGCTGCATCAGCAGGTGCGGGCCGCGTGGGATCTGCGCGCCCCGCTGCGCGCGGCCGGCTGCACGGCCTACCGCTGGATCTTTGGCGAGGGCGATCGGCTGCCCGGCCTTACCGCCGATATCTACGGCGATTACGTGGTGCTGCAGGTGTACATGCGCGGTGCCGACGAGCTGGTCGGCTGGCTGGCCGACGCGCTGCGCGCAACCACTCCACTGCGCGGGATCGTGCTGCGCGAGCGAGCGGCCGATCTGGATGAGCCGGCCGCCGAGCGCGACGCAGACGAGCCGGCGGTGATCCGCCGTTCGGCGCTGGTTTGGGGCAGCGACCCACCGAAGCCGCTGGTCGTGCGCGAGCACGGCGTGCAATTCTATGCCGACCTGCATGCCGGCCAGAAGACCGGGCTATTTCTCGACCATCGCGAGAACCGGCGCTTTGTCGAGCAGCTCAGCCATGGGCGCCGCGTGCTCAACTGCTTTGCCTACAGCGGCGCGTTCTCGCTCTATGCGCTGCGCGGTGGCGCCAGCACAGTGATCAGCTGCGACATCGGCAAGGGCCTGGCCGAGGCTACCGCCGCTAACCTTGTGCTGAACGGCTATGATCCTGCCCGCCACAGCTTCGTCACTGCCGACTGCTTCGATCTGCTCGAGCGCTATGCCAATGCGGGCGAGCGTTTCGACTTACTGGTGCTCGACCCACCCAGCTTCGCCAAGCGCAAGCTGAACCGGTTTGCCGCGCTGCGCGCCTACACCGGGCTCAACGCGCTGGCCATGCGCTGCCTGGTGCCGGGCGGCCTGCTGGCCAGTGCCAGCTGCACCAGCCAGGTCGGGCCCGAGGCGTTTAAGGCCATGCTCGCAGCTGCGGCCGCCGCAGCCGAGCGGGAGTGCCAGATCATTCATGAGGCCGGCCAGCCGATCGACCACCCTGTGCCGGCCGGCTTTCCCGAGGGTCGTTACCTGAAATTCGTGGTCGGCCGGATCATGCCGCGCTGA